The following nucleotide sequence is from Gemmatimonadota bacterium.
CGGAATGACGTAATTGGGTTCGACTTCGATGGCTTTTGAAAAGGCTTTGATCGCCGCGTCATAGCGTTCGATCAGGTGGAATATGGTGCCGAGGCGAAAATGGACGCGGGTGAATTGGGTGTTGTGCGCCGCGGCTTTTTGGAGGTGGTCAACGGCTTTTTCTTGGTCCCCTTTGCGGTGTGCGATCATGCCGAGTTTGAAATGTGCATCGGCGAGTGTGGAATCGCGTTGCAGGGCTTGATGGTAGTATTTTGTGGCTTCGTCAATGCGGTCGAGTTCGTTATAAGCATTGGCCAATTCATAACAGGCTATGGGATCATCGGGATTGGCCTGAATGGCCTGGCGAAGTTGGGCGGTGATTGTTTCAAAGGTTTGGGCGTATTGATTGAAGAACATGCCGGATAAAGCTGCCTGAATATCGGGATTTATGGGCGACTGCTGGAGGGCCTGTTCGAGTTCGCTCATGGCTTCTTCTGTGCGGTTCTGACTTTTGAGGCTCAGGGCAAGGCGATAGCGCGCAGTAACGTGTTCAAAGTCGATTTTGAGGGCGTTGCGATAGGCATTTTCCGCTTCTGTTATTTTGTCGCGTGTTTCGTAGATGCGCCCGAGATAATAGTGGGGCATCGCGCTTTTGGAATCGCGTTGGATGGCACGTTTTAGACCGCTTTCAGCTTGTGTGAGCAGATCGTCGTCAATAGGAGATTGTCGCAGTGCCCGATACAGTGCCATCATGCTTTCAGTTGCCATGCGGAGTGCTTCTGCATTGTGAAACATGGGCATTTGCAGACGGGTTTTTTCATGGGGTGTCAGGGTCACGTTCAACTGATTTGGAATGGCGTAGAGCACGGGCAAGATGGCGTCGAGCGGTGCGGAGACGGATGCCTGTCCCGTAAAGGTTTCGATGACTTCGCCCGTGGTTGTATGAATCAAATCGGTTTCGATTTGGATGCGCGATCCCACAATGTGATAACGCCCGCTTAAAATCAGGTGGATGTCCAATTTTTTTGCGAGATCAGAGGAGCTTACCGGCGTGTCTCCGAGTTTGTGGCGCAGATATTCTTCGTCAACGGCATGTATTTTCGGTACATGGTAATAGGCATTGACATATCCTTCGATAATGGCTGCGGAGAGCCAATTCCACTGCGGGTCGCCCAGTGTGTTTTCATGTGGCAATACGGCGATGTTCCATTGGGCGTGGACAGGCGCGTGGATCAGGGTGATGAGCATGCTGAGTTTGAGGAGTTTTTTCATGTCACTTCTTATCCGTTGTTAAGTTTTCATCATCGTGCGTGACATAGAGAAATGCAGTACACATTTCATCGGTTGATTTTTCGCCCCATCGCACCAGCCTGGGTGGATTGTTGGGGTTTCGGGGGTTGTCGGCAGAGTTGTCGTAAAAGGCTTCGAGCGCGATGCGGGTGCCGCGCGGGAGTGCGACGGGTGTTTTGTACACGTAGGTTTCTTGCCAGTTAAAGTCCCAGGGTTTGACCCATATCAGGGGTTTTTGGGTGCCGTTGGGATAGGTTGCAGTTATTTTCATTTCCGTGCCGAGCAAGTGCATGTGAGGCAAGATGCCGATCAGGTGCTGGTCGCGAGTGATGGTGATTGCGCCGGTTACTCTGTGTTGTTTGATGCTGGGTGGAATGAAGAGCAAGCGGCTGTTGATGACTTCTTCGCGGAGCTGTTTTTGTACGGGTTTTTGGGCAAAGTAGATGCCCAATCGAGAATGATCTTTTACGGCGCGGCCAATTTTGTGATAGTGGATCTGGAGGATGATGTCGCTGTTGGGCGGTAAATCGCGACCTATGCCATCTGGAAGAACAAAGGGGGTGTTGCCGGGTGCCCAGCCGCCCAGGGATTCGTAGATGGGTACGCCAATGCCGCCAAAGCAAGGGTAGCCCGGCGCGGACGCGTTTTCCTGTTGCAGGCGTGCTTTGCCAGAGATGTCGATGTACACGCTGACGTGGTGGACAACTTCGCGCTCTCCGGGCAGGACTTCAATGGCCGATACGTAGTTGCCCGTGTCCTGTTTTGTGGGCAAGACAAAGCAGCGGTATTCGTCGCGGCCCACAGCTTCGAGTGGATAGGGTGCTTTGGGTTCGAGGATCAGGTCGGGCGTGCCCAGGGTCCAGCTTTTGGAAAATGCAACGGGTTCGGGCTGGTCGGCGGGATTGCCCTCTGGCATGCCGCTGTTGACCCATTGCGCGAAGGTGAGGATTTCGGCGTCTGTGAGTCTGCGGGAATTTTTGAAGTCGCCGTATTCGGGGCGCGCTTTCCAGGGTGGCATGATGCGGGCTTCGATGGAGTCGCGCATCTGATAGGCCCAGGCGAGTACTTCTGTGTAGTCGAAAAAGGGTACGCGACCAATGCCGCCGGGGCGATGACAGTTCTGGCAGCGATTTTGGAGCAGGGGCAGGATGTCGCGATAAAATGTTGGGGTGGAGGTGTTCGCGACAGTTGTTTGCCGGGGCGTGCGTCTGATTTCACAGCCAAAACTGGGGAGGCTGGTGTTGGCGATTTTGCGGTTGGCGAGTAGTGCATCGAGGGCGTCCCACAATCCGCGCGAGGTCGTGTCTTCGGGGATGCCCCAGCCGTTGTCGATTTCGCCCTTGTAACGCAGGCGGCGCTGGGCGTCAAATAGAAAGGCGTGGGGGGTGTGTGTTGCGCCGAGGTGGTCGGCGAGTTTGTTGTGGGGGTCGCGCAGGATGGTGAAGGGTACGGGGTTTTGGGCGTAGTGTTCTTTGATGTCTTTGTCGGTTTCGTTAAAATTGGCATTTACAGATATCAGGTGTACGCCTTTGGGGGCATACTGATCGTGTATTTGTGTTCGATGTATGTCGTATTTTAGCGAGGCAGGGCAGACGACGGAACCGAAGATGATGACGAGTGCGCGGTCCTGGGATAAATCACTGAGGGTAACGGGCGAGCCGTTGAGGTCGGCAAGGGTAAAGTCATTGAGGGTGTCGCCGATTTGGAGGGGAGCGGCCCAGGGGCAAATCGGGAAGGCGAGAAAGAGTGCGATGACGAGAGGGCGTTTCATTGTGATCAAATGTTGCGTTTTCGCAGGTAGTCGATGAGAAAAATGAGTGTGATTAGCCCAAAAAATCCGGCGATTGATAGGGCGAT
It contains:
- a CDS encoding tetratricopeptide repeat protein codes for the protein MKKLLKLSMLITLIHAPVHAQWNIAVLPHENTLGDPQWNWLSAAIIEGYVNAYYHVPKIHAVDEEYLRHKLGDTPVSSSDLAKKLDIHLILSGRYHIVGSRIQIETDLIHTTTGEVIETFTGQASVSAPLDAILPVLYAIPNQLNVTLTPHEKTRLQMPMFHNAEALRMATESMMALYRALRQSPIDDDLLTQAESGLKRAIQRDSKSAMPHYYLGRIYETRDKITEAENAYRNALKIDFEHVTARYRLALSLKSQNRTEEAMSELEQALQQSPINPDIQAALSGMFFNQYAQTFETITAQLRQAIQANPDDPIACYELANAYNELDRIDEATKYYHQALQRDSTLADAHFKLGMIAHRKGDQEKAVDHLQKAAAHNTQFTRVHFRLGTIFHLIERYDAAIKAFSKAIEVEPNYVIPRYHLGLSYLATAQTDSAYEAFQKYAERTSDDHRPHFQMAEIARQKGEHERAIDGYMRAIAISPVHVPSHIRLGYLHAEHQRFDLAIQQLQTALRLQPEHPDAEKILTDIQKWTP
- a CDS encoding redoxin domain-containing protein; protein product: MKRPLVIALFLAFPICPWAAPLQIGDTLNDFTLADLNGSPVTLSDLSQDRALVIIFGSVVCPASLKYDIHRTQIHDQYAPKGVHLISVNANFNETDKDIKEHYAQNPVPFTILRDPHNKLADHLGATHTPHAFLFDAQRRLRYKGEIDNGWGIPEDTTSRGLWDALDALLANRKIANTSLPSFGCEIRRTPRQTTVANTSTPTFYRDILPLLQNRCQNCHRPGGIGRVPFFDYTEVLAWAYQMRDSIEARIMPPWKARPEYGDFKNSRRLTDAEILTFAQWVNSGMPEGNPADQPEPVAFSKSWTLGTPDLILEPKAPYPLEAVGRDEYRCFVLPTKQDTGNYVSAIEVLPGEREVVHHVSVYIDISGKARLQQENASAPGYPCFGGIGVPIYESLGGWAPGNTPFVLPDGIGRDLPPNSDIILQIHYHKIGRAVKDHSRLGIYFAQKPVQKQLREEVINSRLLFIPPSIKQHRVTGAITITRDQHLIGILPHMHLLGTEMKITATYPNGTQKPLIWVKPWDFNWQETYVYKTPVALPRGTRIALEAFYDNSADNPRNPNNPPRLVRWGEKSTDEMCTAFLYVTHDDENLTTDKK